The following proteins come from a genomic window of Nitrospira sp.:
- a CDS encoding TIGR04282 family arsenosugar biosynthesis glycosyltransferase yields MSKPTPKSSQPPTSKPQPAALVIFAKAPVPGQVKTRLCPPLTADEAATLHGSFVIDMLERTKVATTKLKLPVDRYLACAPSSTLVFFQIMEERHSVKLIDQVGHDLGARMQQAFATLFGKSYQRVFIVGTDVPSLPLDHYKQALALLDAHDVVLGPALDGGYYLIGLKQPRPELFVDIAWSTDGVLAATQGKAAGLGLKVALLPSWRDVDTVDDLQALIEASAADAKKPKNEQAFSARTAGALQHLAKGLRTKT; encoded by the coding sequence ATGAGCAAACCAACGCCCAAGTCGTCGCAGCCTCCGACATCCAAGCCACAACCGGCCGCCCTGGTCATCTTCGCGAAAGCACCCGTACCGGGCCAGGTCAAAACGCGCCTCTGTCCTCCGTTGACCGCTGACGAAGCCGCCACCCTGCACGGCAGCTTTGTCATCGACATGCTCGAACGCACCAAAGTCGCCACGACAAAATTGAAGTTACCCGTCGATCGTTATCTGGCTTGCGCGCCCTCATCCACACTGGTCTTCTTTCAAATCATGGAAGAACGGCACAGCGTAAAGCTGATCGATCAAGTCGGCCACGATCTGGGCGCGCGCATGCAGCAGGCGTTTGCAACCCTCTTCGGGAAGAGCTATCAACGCGTCTTCATCGTCGGCACCGACGTCCCCTCGCTGCCGCTCGATCATTATAAGCAGGCCCTGGCTCTGCTGGATGCCCACGACGTCGTCTTAGGACCGGCACTGGATGGCGGATATTATTTGATCGGCCTCAAGCAACCTAGGCCTGAACTCTTCGTCGACATTGCCTGGTCGACAGATGGTGTGCTCGCTGCGACGCAGGGGAAAGCCGCCGGTCTCGGCTTGAAGGTGGCGCTCCTGCCTTCGTGGCGCGATGTCGACACCGTCGACGATCTTCAGGCATTGATAGAAGCCAGTGCTGCAGACGCAAAGAAACCGAAAAATGAACAGGCCTTTTCAGCACGCACGGCCGGCGCGCTGCAGCATCTCGCCAAGGGCCTGCGGACGAAGACATAA
- a CDS encoding TIGR04283 family arsenosugar biosynthesis glycosyltransferase: MMISVIIPTLNESSTIARTLTRTVALGFDDIIVSDGGSTDPTIPMVQACCARVPAVRLVTAPTGRARQLNEGVKACRSDVILFLHADTELPPTAKTVIESALGNPRCIGGRFDVRFDQPSRWGAVISWFMNRRSRLSGIATGDQAIFVRRQVFERMGGFPDIPLMEDIEFSRRLKRLGPTAALTDRVTTSFRRWEKNGPLRTILLMWTLRFLYWLGVSPTRLNHWYRVVR, from the coding sequence ATGATGATTTCCGTCATCATCCCCACCCTGAACGAATCTTCAACCATCGCTCGCACGCTCACCCGCACTGTCGCCTTGGGATTCGACGACATCATCGTCAGCGACGGCGGCAGCACCGACCCCACCATTCCCATGGTCCAAGCCTGTTGCGCTAGGGTGCCCGCCGTACGGCTGGTCACCGCGCCGACCGGCCGCGCCCGCCAATTGAACGAAGGCGTGAAGGCCTGCCGCAGCGACGTGATCCTGTTTCTCCATGCCGACACGGAGCTACCCCCGACTGCCAAGACCGTCATAGAGTCGGCATTGGGCAATCCCCGCTGTATCGGAGGCCGGTTCGATGTCCGTTTCGATCAACCGTCCCGCTGGGGCGCCGTCATCAGCTGGTTCATGAACCGACGCTCACGGCTCAGCGGCATCGCCACCGGCGACCAAGCCATCTTTGTCCGCCGGCAGGTGTTTGAACGGATGGGTGGATTCCCGGATATCCCGCTGATGGAAGATATCGAGTTCAGCCGGCGCTTGAAACGCTTGGGGCCGACCGCCGCGCTCACGGATCGCGTCACGACCTCGTTTCGCCGTTGGGAGAAAAACGGGCCCCTGCGCACAATTCTCTTGATGTGGACGCTGCGCTTCCTGTATTGGCTGGGAGTCAGCCCTACTCGTCTCAACCACTGGTATCGTGTAGTCCGATAA